The Lutzomyia longipalpis isolate SR_M1_2022 chromosome 2, ASM2433408v1 DNA window gaagaagaagaagcccGCTGCACCGAAGAAAGCTGCTGCTACTGCGACAAAGAAGGTAGCCCCAAAACAGAAACCCACCAAGCCATCCGCTAAAACAGCCGCGAAACCCAAAGCACCCAAGCCGAAGAAGACTGGAACACCCAAGAAGGCTGCAGCCCCAAAGAAGACAGCCGCAAAGAAGAAGTAAACAGACAGATTTTTCAGCAGTTGTTCGCTGATGAATATTTCCTCCCACATTgggatacaaaaaaaaacagccctTTTCAGGGCTATCACATGAAATCCCTTAAAGGGtttataatgaagaaaataactGACTGTGTTGGAACTTCAGAGCTTCCCTGACAGCTTCTCAAGAAAGACAagatttgtttcattttttgctGGATCTTGTATTGTTTATGAACTTTATGAATGATCTGGCCGCTGAGGACGCGCAATCTGCGTCGAAAGCTCCGGAAAAGGTAGTTTTAATTTGGCTGGATGGCTGGATTAAGAAACAGCTTCCCTGCTGACGCTTCCGGAAGGAGTTATGTCCTCCTAACCTAACTTCACTCTCGTAGATGCTTAAGAAGACCAAAGAAGTAAAATCTCCCAATTTTAAGCGAAATCCGCTCACCGAGCCATTATAGAGCTTTATTTTgtattacaatttttgtttttaataaacataaattaacaaaaaaaaataaagttagaAATCTgtgattttaacaaaaaaaaaatggtaactTAGCacgaaaaaataatacaaaactAAATTATCgacaaaattaatcaatttgtaTCACAACACAAGGACTAgaaagtgaattaaattgcGCTGTACTATCCAGGCGGCATCTTAGGCAAGCAGCAGCGGCTCCTCCTCACCATCGACAAGCTCCAATTCCTTTGGATCTTGCGGGAATTTCGGGTCATCCTCTTTGCTCCCCTTGAGGGCATCGAAATCCTCCTCTTGCCCACTCAGGGGGCGACTATTGTTGGAGAGAGCCGACGTGGTGCGGTAGTTATTCTCAGAATCATCATTTGACTCTCCCGATTGATAGAGGCGACACTGATCGAGATATTCCGATGGGATGAATGACTGCAAATCCACATCGTCCACATTCCCAAATTCCTGACTATCCTCATTCTCCTGCTGCGTCTCCACCATTGTCAGCCACTGGGCATTGTGATTCCGGAACTTTTCCAACTgcaaatgaagatttttatcatttttatgaccacaacTGTACGCGAATTCCCCTTTATTAGGTTACTCACCTTAATTCTCGACGCCCAATCTGAATCACTGAAGGCAATAATGTCCAGGCAGTAGTCACAGACCTTCCGGATCTCCGTATTCTTGTCATGCATCAAATCAATAAGATATGCCGGAGATTCCGTTTCGCGTATCATGTAATTCCTCGTACTTTCATTCCGCAAAATTTGCTGGAATACAAAGACAATCTGCAGCACAATCTCATCATCCTCCTGCTTTGCCTTTAGTAATTCAATTAGCGATAGAATCACATCTGCCTTGCACAGGAGCATTGCGCACGATTCATCACAAGCACACGTCCCAAGGAAGACAATGGAGTCCAGCACAATGTCATCCTGCATCTTTCCCGGCACCAACACCTGTCGTATCCACTGAATTAGATTAAAGTTGTGCAGTATTTGCGAATAATCCAAATCCGGTAGGGCAAGATTGCCCAAAATACCCAAACATTCCACCACAAAGGCCTCCTCTTCGCACTCCGTGAGTATCTTGGCGAGATCACCgacaaaatccacaaaataaaTGCGCAAATTCTCATGGTGGGATATATTGCGAATCATCTTCATGAGCAATGCATCCTGGTATTTGAAGGCACGCGCCATGAGATTGTGCAGACGATTATTTTCAATCATAATCTGAGCATTGCGCTTATTTAGGGCAAGATTTATTGCCAATGCTATTAAATCCATATCGGACTTCTGGTTGAGATTCAGCAGAAGCATATCCGTGATCAATGGTACGCATTCCGTGTACGTAAACATTGATTTCACCTTATCATCCATGCTCATGTGATAGAGAATCTTGAGAACAATATCATGATGTTTGTCATCACTCAGGAAGGTAACAAGTTTGGGCAGGAAGCCCACACGAATCATCTTCCCACGCAGTGCACCGTCAAAGGAAAGATTGAAGATGAGCTTGAGGGTGACTTGAATGAGATCCGGATGAGTACTCTGCAGCAATCGCGGGAGTTTCTCCACAACATTCAGCTCGTACATTTCATCCTTGTTATCCTTGACTATTGATAACTTCTTGAGGAATGTCACCACGAGGATGAGGAGATCAATATTTTGGCGCTCCAGCACCTTCACTAGCATCCGAATAATCATCTTCTTGCGCATCTTCTCCTCCAGCTTCACATTCTCAGCAATATTCAGGAGG harbors:
- the LOC129788903 gene encoding kinesin-associated protein 3 isoform X2; amino-acid sequence: MDTQRAQSRTSAMEKASVHMATTGELEKASIRVIDTYVELLYDELPDKIRGSALILQLARNPDNLEELEKNEAVLCALSRVLREDWRKSLDLSTNIVYIFFCFSTYTHFHPVIVNHKIGSLCMDVIDYELKRYEQMKNDLEMRKNPDGKSEKPIVAQQSTESADGLDLMNEERPKDMEPPRRRIPELKQRPKSGNWSSFHGSMSSVNPLVKSRAMNNSYHEFLSNEVECGVKAEKDAKTAKEELEKLNKQLRIFAKKQEQLLRVAFYLLLNIAENVKLEEKMRKKMIIRMLVKVLERQNIDLLILVVTFLKKLSIVKDNKDEMYELNVVEKLPRLLQSTHPDLIQVTLKLIFNLSFDGALRGKMIRVGFLPKLVTFLSDDKHHDIVLKILYHMSMDDKVKSMFTYTECVPLITDMLLLNLNQKSDMDLIALAINLALNKRNAQIMIENNRLHNLMARAFKYQDALLMKMIRNISHHENLRIYFVDFVGDLAKILTECEEEAFVVECLGILGNLALPDLDYSQILHNFNLIQWIRQVLVPGKMQDDIVLDSIVFLGTCACDESCAMLLCKADVILSLIELLKAKQEDDEIVLQIVFVFQQILRNESTRNYMIRETESPAYLIDLMHDKNTEIRKVCDYCLDIIAFSDSDWASRIKLEKFRNHNAQWLTMVETQQENEDSQEFGNVDDVDLQSFIPSEYLDQCRLYQSGESNDDSENNYRTTSALSNNSRPLSGQEEDFDALKGSKEDDPKFPQDPKELELVDGEEEPLLLA
- the LOC129788903 gene encoding kinesin-associated protein 3 isoform X1 — its product is MLSLIFQLIAGLILLLFCVHYIYYIVVVIVSDDMQSEDAKYIKKRWKGGSIEPHPTEKAIIVHYKLEAAVFGEPGDPMLEDKKDCQRVIRLKNLSAKTDPAILAREVVEKCDLIHNSQLSDVEQIIYYLKNRRDLSSDMDTQRAQSRTSAMEKASVHMATTGELEKASIRVIDTYVELLYDELPDKIRGSALILQLARNPDNLEELEKNEAVLCALSRVLREDWRKSLDLSTNIVYIFFCFSTYTHFHPVIVNHKIGSLCMDVIDYELKRYEQMKNDLEMRKNPDGKSEKPIVAQQSTESADGLDLMNEERPKDMEPPRRRIPELKQRPKSGNWSSFHGSMSSVNPLVKSRAMNNSYHEFLSNEVECGVKAEKDAKTAKEELEKLNKQLRIFAKKQEQLLRVAFYLLLNIAENVKLEEKMRKKMIIRMLVKVLERQNIDLLILVVTFLKKLSIVKDNKDEMYELNVVEKLPRLLQSTHPDLIQVTLKLIFNLSFDGALRGKMIRVGFLPKLVTFLSDDKHHDIVLKILYHMSMDDKVKSMFTYTECVPLITDMLLLNLNQKSDMDLIALAINLALNKRNAQIMIENNRLHNLMARAFKYQDALLMKMIRNISHHENLRIYFVDFVGDLAKILTECEEEAFVVECLGILGNLALPDLDYSQILHNFNLIQWIRQVLVPGKMQDDIVLDSIVFLGTCACDESCAMLLCKADVILSLIELLKAKQEDDEIVLQIVFVFQQILRNESTRNYMIRETESPAYLIDLMHDKNTEIRKVCDYCLDIIAFSDSDWASRIKLEKFRNHNAQWLTMVETQQENEDSQEFGNVDDVDLQSFIPSEYLDQCRLYQSGESNDDSENNYRTTSALSNNSRPLSGQEEDFDALKGSKEDDPKFPQDPKELELVDGEEEPLLLA